From the Kribbella sp. CA-293567 genome, the window GCTTACACCCCGGGGACGAAGCCGGGGCCGGGTTCTCTACATCACCTGGACGACAAATACGAAAGCACTGCCATCACCCGGCGGTTGTCGTCCTCGGAGGGCGGCAGATCCAGCTTGGCGAAAATGTTGTTGGTGTGCTTCGAGACGGCCTTCTCGGTGACGAAGAGGGCGCCGGCGATGGCGGCGTTCGAGCGGCCCTCGGCCATCAGCCCCAGGACCTCGGACTCGCGCGGGGTGAGGCGGCCGATCGGCTCGTCGCGGGTGTTGCGGGCCAGCAGCTGGCTGATCACGTCGGGGTCCATCGCCGTGCCGCCGGCCGCGACCCGGCGGACCGAGTCGAGGAAGTCGGCGACGTTCGAGACCCGGTCCTTGAGCAGGTAGCCGACCGCGCCGCCGCCTCCGGTGAGGAGTTCGCGGGCGTA encodes:
- a CDS encoding response regulator, coding for MRVVIAEDHALLRDGLIRLLEAHDFEVLEAVDNGPRLVPALVEHRPDVAVVDVRLPPTFTDEGLKAAIEARRKVPGLPVLVLSQYVEQLYARELLTGGGGAVGYLLKDRVSNVADFLDSVRRVAAGGTAMDPDVISQLLARNTRDEPIGRLTPRESEVLGLMAEGRSNAAIAGALFVTEKAVSKHTNNIFAKLDLPPSEDDNRRVMAVLSYLSSR